The following are encoded together in the Cheilinus undulatus linkage group 3, ASM1832078v1, whole genome shotgun sequence genome:
- the rpl22 gene encoding 60S ribosomal protein L22: MAPIKKQVVRKPGGKRKKQILKFTLDCTHPVEDGIMDAANFEQFLQERIKVNGKAGNLGGGVVSIERSKSKIAVNSEVPFSKRYLKYLTKKYLKKNNLRDWLRVVANTKESYELRYFQINQDEEEEEEED; this comes from the exons ATGGCACCGATC AAAAAGCAGGTGGTCAGGAAGCCAGGtgggaagaggaagaagcagatCCTGAAGTTTACATTGGACTGCACTCACCCTGTCGAAGATGGCATCATGGATGCTGCCAACTTT GAGCAGTTCCTGCAGGAGCGCATCAAGGTGAACGGCAAGGCTGGGAACCTTGGAGGAGGTGTTGTCTCCATTGAGAGGAGCAAGAGTAAAATCGCTGTGAACTCTGAAGTTCCCTTCTCAAAGAG GTACCTGAAGTATCTCACCAAGAAGTATCTGAAGAAGAACAACCTCAGGGACTGGTTGAGGGTTGTGGCGAACACCAAAGAGAGCTACGAGCTGCGCTACTTCCAGATCAACcaagatgaagaggaagaggaggaggaggattaa